Within Bacillota bacterium, the genomic segment ACGGGCAGGAAAGCGCCCCTGTCCCCGGGGGGATGGCAGGGGCGCGCCGGCCGCGGTTCACATGGGGACGGTGAGGTTGGCATCCTGGGTGTCTCCTTCAGCTTGTTCCTCCGTTCAGGAAGGCGGCGGCGCTCCGGACCAGGACGGCCACCCCGACCGGCAGGGCGTCCTCATCCAGGTCGAACCTCGGATGGTGCAGCGGATTGGTGAACCCTTTGGCCTCGTTACGGCTGCCCACCCGGAACATCGTTCCCGGGGCCCGCTGGCAGAAGTAGGCGAAGTCCTCACCGCCCATCGTCGGTTCCAGATCGTGGACCCGCTCCGGCCCGACGATGTCGGCCGCCGCCTGCTTCACCAGGTGATACATGCCGGGGTCGCTGGAGAAGGCCGGGTAACCCCGGTCGAACTCGATTTCCACGGTGGCCCGCATGGCCCCGGCGACCTCGGTCACCACCCGTTTGATGGCGGCTTGAACCTGGTCCCTGGTGGCCTCGTCGAGGGTCCGGAAGGTCCCGGTCAGGTCGACTTCGCCGGCCAGGATGTTGGACCGCGTCCCGCCGTGGATCGTGCCGATGGTGACGACGGCCGGTCGGAGCGGGGCGACCTCGCGCGAAACGATCGTCTGGAGGGCGGTGACGATCTCGGCGGCCACGGCAATGGCGTCGACCCCCTCGTTGGGATGGGCGGCGTGCCCGCCCCGGCCGACGACCCTGATGGCCACGCTGTCCGTGCTGGCCGAGTCCCCACCGGGGACGACCCCGATTTGCCCGGTCTCGAGTTCGCTGGCGACGTGCAGCCCGATTACGGCGTCCACCTTCGGATCGCCCATCGCCCCGGCCTCGATCATCGGGAGGGCCCCCCCGGGGCCTTCCTCGGCCGGCTGGAAGAAGAACTTGACGTTTCCGGCCAGGCGATCCCTGAAGCCGCTGAGGACCGTCGCCGCGGTGAGGAGCATGGCCACGTGGGAGTCATGCCCGCAGGCGTGCATCTGGCCGGCGGTCTTGGAGGAATATGGCACCTGGTTCTGCTCTTGGATGGTAAGGGCGTCCATGTCCGACCGGAGAGCGATGGTCGGCCCCGGTTGGGCCCCCCTGAGCAGGCCCATCACCGCCGTCCTGGCGGCGAAACCTGGCCGCACCTCGAGGCCCAGACGATGAAGGTGCTCGGCCACGAGGGCCGACGTCCGCTGTTCCTCGAGCCCGAGTTCGGGGTGCTCGTGGATGTCGCGGCGCCAGGCGATGGTGGTTGACTTCAGGTTATGGACGGCCTCGATGATCTCGCGGACCGAGATCAATCTAGCATTCTCGGGGGTCATGGCCTCGCCTCCTGCCGCCGCAGGTCAAGGTAGTCGGCGATGTTCGCCCGCGAGGCGACGACCGGCTCGAGCGATCCCTCGGTCGAGGTCATCAGGGCGGTCACCCCCGGGCCGTGCCCTGAGACGAAGGAATCGGTATGGATGACCACCCCGACGCTCATCGCTCCCCGTTGGTAATCGCGGCCATAGGCGGTCGAATGGTCGCGGATGGCGACGATGTCCCCCAGCCGGAGCTGGTCGAGGCCTGCTTCGACCAGGGCCGCGTGGTCGTGGGCGGTGATGTCGTAGTCGCCGCGTTCGGTGGGGGTCGAGCCGATCCCCGAGCCCATCAATTCGGGTGGGACGATCCCGACCACCGGCAGCCGGAGCTTTCCGGCGACGGCCTCGGCCCCCATGGTCTCGAAGAGACCGGGGTCGAGGTTCAACAGCTTGATCCGGGGGAAGTCCGGCAGCTCCAGCCCCTGACCATAGCCGCGGACTTGGATCCTGTCCCCGACGGCCAGCTTCTCCAGGGCCTCCTGGGGGAAGTCGATGATCACGTGTTCAATCCCGCCGTGTTTGCCGGTGACCGTCCCGATGGCTCCCTTGGCCTCGCCGGTGACGACCGTGGCCTTGTTCCCGACGCAGGACAGGGTGTTGTACCCGCCGTTGACGGCCTCGTCCTTGTCCTTCGAACTGACCCCCGGCTCGACATGGTCGGCCGCCCAGCCGAAGGCCGGGTCGCCGACCCGGACGTTGTAGGTAACGCCCCCGACCCCGGGGAGGACCCGGCCGACCCCGTCGTGCCCGACAGAGTACGGGTGTCGGAAGCTCGGCGCAGACACCCCCCCCATCACCGAAATCATCACCAGCCGGTCTTTGTTCGTCCTGATCATCGTCTCGCCCCCTCGGTTACATCGCTCCAGCAAGGTAGATCATCGCCCGGAAGGCCTTGAAGGCCGTGAGCAAATCATCGTCGGTGAAGGAGACCCGGGTCTCGTCCAGCCGCCTGACCCCCGGGATCAGCTCGGCCATGTCGGCCATGCCGGTGTTGAAGAAGCGGACTTCCAGGACGGCCGGCGGCTCGACCGCCAGGGACCGGACGGCGCCCCGCGCCGCTAGGTGGACGGCCTCTTCCGCCCCTTCCCTGATCAGCCGGCGGGCCTTGTCCGGCTGGAGGCACCGGGCCGCCACTCTGCCGCGGTGTTCTTTGACGGCCACCGTCCTGACCCCAGGCAGGATGGCCTGGGCTTCCGCGGTCACCGTCGAGTCCCCGGTGACCAGGGCCACCGGGACCCCGAAGTAGCCGGCCACGGCGGCGTTGAGCCCGCACTCCCCGTATACCTGGCCGTTCAGGGTCAGGCCGGCCACGGTCTTGCCGGAGTAGGTGTGGCTCTGGACCCCGCGGGTGCCGACCCGCGCGTGATAGCCGGTGAAGAAGGCCGCCCCGAAGTCGGGCTCGATGCCCTCCATCATCGACAGGGGCTTGGGCGCCCCGGTGATCAGCTTGGCCTCCGGGCTCAGTTCCTCGATGAGGATGTTCCGCATCGAACCGTGAGAATCGTTGACCACGACCTCGGTGGCTCCGGCGGCCAGAGCCCCTTCGATGGCCGCGTTGACCTCGGCCGTCATCAGGGCCCGCGCCCGCCCGTAGTCGGGCCCGCCGTCGGTGGTCTGGACGGCGTCGACGACCCCGCTCACCCCTTCGATGTCGGCCGAGATGAAGACGCGCATGGTGCGGCTCCTCCTTAGTCCCGCGTCAGATCGGCCACGGCGACGACCTCGCCGACGGCCTCGCCGCGGTTGTTCTTCACCGGCGGGCGTCCGAACTGGGCCAGTTCGGCCAGGTCGGCCTGGTTGATCGCGCCCATCTCGGCCAGGGCCCGGAGGACGGTCGGAGGCAGGGGGCGCGTGCTCCCGTCCTCGCACTTAGCCGCCAGGCCGAGCCGGCGCGGCCGGGAACCGACGCAGAAGACGCCCTCGGCCCCGTCCTTGGCCACCAGCCGTCCGGCCCCGACCTCGATCAGGCGGGAGGTAAAGCGGCCGGTGCCCTGGATGATGGTCGGGTTGGCCTGTATCGCCGCCACCACTCGGCTGGCCGCCGCGGCCAGGTCGGTCGGCAGGGAATCGGGGGAAGAAAGACGGGCGAAGGCCCGGGCCATGCCCCGGATGGGCAGACCGAAGACGGGCACGCCACAACCATCGACCCCGACGATCAGCCGGTCCGGGACCATCCCGGCGAACTCGGCCACCAGCGCCCGATTCATCCGCTGCACCGGGTGGTCGGGGTGGAGGTAGCCCTCGATGGGTGCGCCCATGGCCAGGGCCACGGCGAGCATCCCGGAGTGCTTGCCGGAACAGTTGTTGTGGACCTGGGTCGGCTTCCGGCCGGCGCCGATGAGGTCCCGGCCGACCTGCCGGTTGATCGGCGGGTGGATCCCGCACTGCAGGGCGTCCTCGTTCAGGCCGAGCTTGGCTAGGATCGAACGGACGGTGGCCACGTGGAAGTCCTCGGCCTCATGGGAAGCGCAGGTGATGGCCAGCTCCCTTTGGTCGAGGCCGAAGCGGTCGGCGGCCCCGCTGAGGACCACCGACAGGGCCTGGATCGGCTTGGCCGAGGAGCGCATGTAGGTCACCTTATCGGGGTCGCCGGCATGGGCGATTAGCCGGCCATCAGGGTCGCAGACGGCGATGTCCCCGCGGTGAAGGCACTCGACCAGGGACCCCCGGGTCACGTGGGCGATCACGGTTGACAAAGAATGGCCTGCCTCCCTAGGATCGATTCGACCGGCACAGGCGGGACCAGTGAGAGGCCAGGTAGGCGGCGGAGCCGGCCAATGGTCACTCCAAGCTCGCGGGCTCGTTTGCGCACGGCCTGGACCTCACCTCGCTCCGCCGCCACCGGCCGCTTCGACCAGGGCCCGGAACAGTCTCAGGGAAATCGGGTCTTTGAACCACATCCGCTCCGGGTGCCATTGGACGGCGACGACGAAGTCCCCGTCGGTCGCCTCGATCCCCTCGATCACCCCGTCCTCGGCCCTGGCCGTGACCCGGAAGCCCGGCGCAGTAGCCATGATGGCCTGGTGGTGAAAGCTGTTGACCCCGAGGTCGGTCGACCCGAGGATGACCGCCAGACGGCTTTGGGCCTCGACTCGGACCCGGTGCGCCGCCGCCCAGCGGGGTCCGTCAGTGGCGTTGTGGTTGATCGTCGTGGCCACCTCGGAGGGGATGTCCTGGACGAGGGTACCCCCGGCGGCCACGTTGATGGTCTGGATCCCTCGGCAAATGCCGAAAACCGGCAGGCCCTTGCGCCGGGCCGCCCGGTAGGCGGTCAGATCGGTGACGTCCCGGTTCGGAGAGACTGGGCCAAGCTTCGGATGAGGCTCGGCGCCCCAGTGGGCCGGGTCGATGTCGGGGCCGCCGGTCAGGAGCAGTCCGTCGACCGCCTCGATTATCGTTTCGACCAGGTCTGGGGAATCGAGAGCGGGGAGGATCAGTGGGACGCCGCCGGCCGCTTCGACCGCCCCGGTGTACTCGGTCGAAAGGCTGTTGCAGTCGACCTCCCTGAAGATCAGCTGGCTGGTGAGACCAATGATCGGGCGCATCCGGCGGGCATCCCTCCCGAGCCAAGTCTCAGCAGGTTTCAGCGCTTCCCCGTGAACTCCCCGGACAGGACGAAGAGGGCCGGGATACCCCCGGTGTGCCAGAAGATGACCGGCTGGCCAGGGAAGTACCGCCCGCCCCCGACCTGGCCGATGAGGCCGGACAAGGCTTTGCCCGAATAAACCGGGTCGGTGATGATCCCTTCCGTCCTGGCCAGGGTCTTGATGGCGGCGGTCCCTTCCGGCGTCGGGATGGCGTAGCCCGGGCCGATGTATTGGTCGAGGACCTCGATGTGCTCGGGAACGAAGTGGTAGTCGGCCCCGATCATCCCGGCCGCCAGGTTGGCCAGTTCGGCCACCTTCTCGGCGACCTCCCGGGACGGGCGGGCGACGCTGATGCCGATGCAATGCCCCTCGAACCCGCGTTCCCTGGCCAGGCACAGGCCGAGTTCGATGCCCCCCTGGGTACCGGCCGAGCTGCTGGCCACATAGAGGTCGGCCATTCTGACCCCGGCGGCGATGGCCTGGTCGGCCAACTCGAGGGTCGCCGCCACGTAGCCCATCGCCCCCAGGGGCACCGAGCCACCGACCGGGATCAGATAGGCCTTCCGCCCCTGCCGCCCGAGTTCCTCCCCCAGCACCTGCATCTTCCGCCAGACCTCGTCCTCGTCGTCGACGCCGGCGAAACGGACGTCGGCGCCCAGGATTAGGTCGAGCAGGTGGTTGCCGGCCGCCTGCCCGGGGTCCTTCCCGGACAGCATCAGGATGACGTCC encodes:
- a CDS encoding amidohydrolase, whose amino-acid sequence is MTPENARLISVREIIEAVHNLKSTTIAWRRDIHEHPELGLEEQRTSALVAEHLHRLGLEVRPGFAARTAVMGLLRGAQPGPTIALRSDMDALTIQEQNQVPYSSKTAGQMHACGHDSHVAMLLTAATVLSGFRDRLAGNVKFFFQPAEEGPGGALPMIEAGAMGDPKVDAVIGLHVASELETGQIGVVPGGDSASTDSVAIRVVGRGGHAAHPNEGVDAIAVAAEIVTALQTIVSREVAPLRPAVVTIGTIHGGTRSNILAGEVDLTGTFRTLDEATRDQVQAAIKRVVTEVAGAMRATVEIEFDRGYPAFSSDPGMYHLVKQAAADIVGPERVHDLEPTMGGEDFAYFCQRAPGTMFRVGSRNEAKGFTNPLHHPRFDLDEDALPVGVAVLVRSAAAFLNGGTS
- a CDS encoding M55 family metallopeptidase — its product is MRVFISADIEGVSGVVDAVQTTDGGPDYGRARALMTAEVNAAIEGALAAGATEVVVNDSHGSMRNILIEELSPEAKLITGAPKPLSMMEGIEPDFGAAFFTGYHARVGTRGVQSHTYSGKTVAGLTLNGQVYGECGLNAAVAGYFGVPVALVTGDSTVTAEAQAILPGVRTVAVKEHRGRVAARCLQPDKARRLIREGAEEAVHLAARGAVRSLAVEPPAVLEVRFFNTGMADMAELIPGVRRLDETRVSFTDDDLLTAFKAFRAMIYLAGAM
- a CDS encoding gamma-glutamyl-gamma-aminobutyrate hydrolase family protein produces the protein MRPIIGLTSQLIFREVDCNSLSTEYTGAVEAAGGVPLILPALDSPDLVETIIEAVDGLLLTGGPDIDPAHWGAEPHPKLGPVSPNRDVTDLTAYRAARRKGLPVFGICRGIQTINVAAGGTLVQDIPSEVATTINHNATDGPRWAAAHRVRVEAQSRLAVILGSTDLGVNSFHHQAIMATAPGFRVTARAEDGVIEGIEATDGDFVVAVQWHPERMWFKDPISLRLFRALVEAAGGGGAR
- a CDS encoding DUF4438 domain-containing protein, whose amino-acid sequence is MIRTNKDRLVMISVMGGVSAPSFRHPYSVGHDGVGRVLPGVGGVTYNVRVGDPAFGWAADHVEPGVSSKDKDEAVNGGYNTLSCVGNKATVVTGEAKGAIGTVTGKHGGIEHVIIDFPQEALEKLAVGDRIQVRGYGQGLELPDFPRIKLLNLDPGLFETMGAEAVAGKLRLPVVGIVPPELMGSGIGSTPTERGDYDITAHDHAALVEAGLDQLRLGDIVAIRDHSTAYGRDYQRGAMSVGVVIHTDSFVSGHGPGVTALMTSTEGSLEPVVASRANIADYLDLRRQEARP
- a CDS encoding asparaginase produces the protein MIAHVTRGSLVECLHRGDIAVCDPDGRLIAHAGDPDKVTYMRSSAKPIQALSVVLSGAADRFGLDQRELAITCASHEAEDFHVATVRSILAKLGLNEDALQCGIHPPINRQVGRDLIGAGRKPTQVHNNCSGKHSGMLAVALAMGAPIEGYLHPDHPVQRMNRALVAEFAGMVPDRLIVGVDGCGVPVFGLPIRGMARAFARLSSPDSLPTDLAAAASRVVAAIQANPTIIQGTGRFTSRLIEVGAGRLVAKDGAEGVFCVGSRPRRLGLAAKCEDGSTRPLPPTVLRALAEMGAINQADLAELAQFGRPPVKNNRGEAVGEVVAVADLTRD
- a CDS encoding D-cysteine desulfhydrase family protein, yielding MTDLTILNGLPRVKGASLPTPFEEAPRLSRAVGGTQPPRLFIKRDDLTGLATGGNKVRKLEYLVADALAKGCDTLITTGAVQSNHARQTAAFGARYGLDVILMLSGKDPGQAAGNHLLDLILGADVRFAGVDDEDEVWRKMQVLGEELGRQGRKAYLIPVGGSVPLGAMGYVAATLELADQAIAAGVRMADLYVASSSAGTQGGIELGLCLARERGFEGHCIGISVARPSREVAEKVAELANLAAGMIGADYHFVPEHIEVLDQYIGPGYAIPTPEGTAAIKTLARTEGIITDPVYSGKALSGLIGQVGGGRYFPGQPVIFWHTGGIPALFVLSGEFTGKR